Proteins from a single region of Haloplanus sp. GDY1:
- the cysK gene encoding cysteine synthase A, translating to MSDSTTAERRGPDVVDSVEGLIGDTPLVRLDGFADNLLGKVEAANPYSVKDRIARAMIDAAERAGDLPPGGTVVEATSGNTGIGLAAVAAARGYDCTLAMPESMSEERRTVLAALGADLEVTPAEEGMGGANRRAEELAAADDAVLARQFENAANPRAHRETTGPEIERATGGDVDAVVAGVGTGGTITGVAEHFEERGIEVTAVAVEPASSPTVSAVCSDGHDIQGIGPGFRPDVLRTALIDEVRAVTAAEAREAARRLGREAGLLVGVSSGAALAAATAYAADHPAETTVVILPDTGERYLSTGLFEA from the coding sequence ATGAGCGACTCCACGACGGCCGAGCGGCGTGGCCCGGACGTGGTCGACTCCGTCGAGGGGTTGATCGGCGACACGCCGCTGGTCCGCCTCGACGGCTTCGCCGACAACCTGCTCGGGAAGGTGGAGGCGGCCAACCCCTACTCGGTCAAGGATCGCATCGCGCGGGCGATGATCGACGCCGCGGAGCGGGCGGGCGACCTGCCGCCGGGCGGGACGGTGGTGGAGGCCACCAGCGGCAACACGGGCATCGGGCTGGCGGCGGTGGCGGCCGCCCGGGGGTACGACTGCACCCTCGCGATGCCGGAGTCGATGTCCGAGGAGCGGCGGACGGTCCTCGCGGCCCTCGGCGCGGACCTGGAGGTGACGCCGGCCGAGGAGGGGATGGGCGGCGCGAACCGCCGGGCCGAGGAACTGGCGGCGGCGGACGACGCCGTCCTCGCCCGGCAGTTCGAGAACGCGGCGAACCCGCGGGCTCACCGGGAGACGACGGGCCCGGAGATCGAACGGGCGACCGGCGGCGACGTCGACGCCGTCGTCGCGGGCGTCGGCACCGGGGGCACCATCACGGGGGTCGCGGAACACTTCGAGGAGCGGGGGATCGAGGTGACGGCCGTCGCCGTCGAACCCGCGTCGTCGCCGACCGTCTCGGCGGTGTGTTCGGACGGCCACGACATCCAGGGCATCGGGCCGGGGTTCCGGCCCGACGTGTTGCGGACGGCCCTGATCGACGAGGTGCGGGCGGTGACGGCCGCGGAGGCGCGGGAGGCCGCCCGCCGCCTCGGCCGCGAGGCGGGACTGCTCGTCGGCGTCTCCTCGGGGGCGGCCCTGGCGGCGGCGACGGCGTACGCCGCCGACCACCCGGCGGAGACGACGGTGGTGATCCTCCCCGACACGGGTGAGCGGTACCTCTCGACGGGGCTGTTCGAGGCCTGA
- a CDS encoding uroporphyrinogen-III synthase has protein sequence MTGGTDGDRPRVAVFRPDDDRLAAARARLDELGAEAVGDPMLAVEPTGETPRDADYAVFTSKTGAELVAAAGWEPGRATVVAIGPKTAEALEAAGYAVDLVPEEFSSTGLVDLLADRAADATVEVARSDHGSPVLLDGLRAAGADVHETVLYRLIRPEGAGESAALAAAGDLDAACFTSSLTVEHFLDAAAERGIRDAAVAGLNAAVVGVIGEPTRETAAGKGIDVDVVPDEATFEALARETVARLRGR, from the coding sequence GTGACCGGGGGGACGGACGGCGACCGCCCGCGCGTCGCGGTCTTCCGCCCCGACGACGACCGACTGGCCGCGGCCCGAGCCCGCCTCGACGAACTGGGCGCCGAGGCGGTCGGCGACCCGATGCTCGCGGTCGAGCCGACGGGCGAGACGCCGCGTGACGCCGACTACGCCGTGTTCACGAGCAAGACGGGGGCGGAACTCGTCGCGGCGGCGGGGTGGGAGCCGGGACGAGCGACCGTCGTCGCCATCGGCCCGAAGACCGCCGAGGCGCTGGAGGCGGCGGGCTACGCCGTGGATCTGGTGCCCGAGGAGTTCTCCTCGACGGGGCTGGTCGACCTGCTCGCCGACCGGGCCGCGGACGCGACGGTCGAGGTGGCACGGAGCGACCACGGAAGTCCCGTCCTGCTCGACGGCCTCCGGGCGGCCGGCGCCGACGTCCACGAGACGGTGCTCTACCGGCTGATCCGCCCGGAGGGGGCCGGCGAGTCGGCGGCGCTCGCCGCGGCCGGTGACCTGGACGCCGCCTGTTTCACCTCGTCGCTGACGGTCGAACACTTCCTCGACGCCGCCGCGGAGCGCGGGATCCGCGACGCGGCGGTCGCGGGCCTGAACGCCGCCGTCGTCGGCGTCATCGGCGAGCCGACGCGCGAGACGGCCGCGGGGAAGGGCATCGACGTGGACGTGGTGCCGGACGAGGCGACGTTCGAGGCGCTGGCCCGGGAGACGGTCGCCCGCCTCCGGGGACGCTGA
- a CDS encoding single-stranded-DNA-specific exonuclease RecJ, with the protein MATEPTTMGPVPELAERAARCADRLRAADAVLLASHIDADGLTSAAVAATALERAGIPFETVFEKQLDEDAIRSIAATDYDTVLFTDFGSGQLDVVTEYDDAFTPVIADHHQPADAEVEYHCNPLLVGLDGASELSGAGAAYVLARALEPEGVDNRDLAALAVVGAVGDMQGGVDGLTGANEGVVAEGIEAGVLAEGTDLAMYGRQTRPLPKLLQYASDVRIPGITGDEAGAVSFLSELDADLRVDGDASGTPGATGDAGGGGWKRWVDLTDDDRRTVASALLKRAVASGVPADRVNDLIGTTYTLTAEAEGTELRDVSEFSTLLNATARYERADVGLAVCLGDRGEALQRARTLLRNHRKNLSEGLELVKSEGVTVEEHVQWFDAGTRIRETIVGIVAGMALGADGVRRDLPIVAFASVAGSGEGSESGGGEVKVSARGSHALVRRGLDLSAVMREAARAVGGDGGGHDVAAGATIPAAEREAFVAEADRIVGEQLG; encoded by the coding sequence ATGGCGACCGAACCGACGACGATGGGTCCCGTGCCCGAACTCGCGGAGCGGGCGGCGAGGTGTGCCGACCGCCTCCGGGCGGCCGACGCCGTCCTGCTCGCCTCCCACATCGACGCCGACGGCCTGACGAGCGCCGCCGTCGCCGCCACGGCGCTGGAACGCGCGGGGATCCCCTTCGAGACGGTGTTCGAGAAACAGCTCGACGAGGACGCGATCCGCTCCATCGCGGCGACCGACTACGACACCGTCCTGTTCACCGACTTCGGGAGCGGCCAACTCGACGTCGTCACCGAGTACGACGACGCCTTCACCCCCGTGATCGCCGACCACCACCAGCCGGCGGACGCGGAGGTCGAGTACCACTGCAACCCGCTGCTCGTGGGGCTCGACGGCGCGAGCGAACTCTCGGGGGCCGGCGCGGCGTACGTCCTCGCGCGCGCCCTCGAACCGGAGGGCGTCGACAACCGCGACCTGGCGGCGCTGGCCGTCGTCGGCGCCGTCGGCGACATGCAGGGCGGGGTCGACGGCCTCACCGGCGCCAACGAGGGCGTCGTCGCCGAGGGCATCGAGGCGGGCGTCCTCGCGGAGGGGACGGACCTCGCGATGTACGGCCGGCAGACCCGCCCGCTCCCGAAACTGCTTCAGTACGCGAGCGACGTGCGGATCCCGGGGATCACCGGCGACGAGGCCGGCGCGGTGTCCTTCCTCTCGGAACTGGACGCCGACCTCCGTGTCGACGGCGATGCGTCGGGGACGCCCGGGGCGACCGGCGACGCCGGTGGCGGCGGGTGGAAGCGATGGGTCGACCTCACCGACGACGACCGGCGGACGGTGGCGAGCGCCCTGCTCAAGCGCGCGGTGGCGAGCGGCGTCCCGGCCGACCGGGTGAACGACCTGATCGGGACGACCTACACGCTCACCGCCGAGGCGGAGGGGACGGAACTGCGCGACGTGAGCGAGTTCTCCACCCTGCTGAACGCGACGGCTCGCTACGAGCGCGCGGACGTCGGGCTCGCGGTGTGTCTGGGCGACAGGGGCGAGGCCCTGCAGCGCGCCCGGACGCTCCTGCGCAACCACCGCAAGAACCTCTCTGAGGGGCTGGAACTCGTGAAGTCGGAGGGCGTGACCGTCGAGGAGCACGTCCAGTGGTTCGACGCGGGCACGCGGATCCGGGAGACCATCGTCGGCATCGTCGCGGGGATGGCCCTCGGCGCGGACGGCGTGCGCCGTGACCTGCCCATCGTCGCCTTCGCGAGCGTGGCGGGGAGCGGTGAGGGGAGCGAGAGCGGGGGCGGGGAGGTGAAGGTGTCAGCCCGCGGCTCACACGCGCTGGTCCGGCGGGGGCTCGACCTCTCGGCGGTCATGCGGGAGGCGGCGCGGGCCGTCGGCGGCGACGGCGGCGGGCACGACGTGGCCGCGGGGGCGACCATCCCCGCCGCCGAGCGCGAGGCGTTCGTGGCCGAGGCGGATCGGATCGTCGGCGAGCAACTCGGGTAG
- a CDS encoding PPC domain-containing DNA-binding protein, which yields MDARELAVSAEYRVAVEEGDDWRGAIEAVAADEGVDAAWFTGAGTVRDADVWHYDPDADEHRAVRFDETLSVAACTGEVRAVDGGGEPEARPYAVLTRPSGQAVGGYLNAADAVEGWLYLRAFEQRGAEEP from the coding sequence ATGGACGCTCGTGAACTCGCCGTGAGCGCGGAGTACCGCGTCGCCGTCGAGGAGGGCGACGACTGGCGGGGGGCCATCGAGGCCGTCGCCGCCGACGAGGGGGTCGACGCGGCGTGGTTCACCGGCGCGGGCACGGTTCGGGACGCGGACGTGTGGCACTACGACCCGGACGCCGACGAGCATCGCGCGGTGCGGTTCGACGAGACGCTGTCGGTCGCGGCCTGCACGGGCGAAGTGCGGGCGGTCGACGGGGGCGGGGAGCCGGAGGCCCGCCCCTACGCCGTCCTCACGCGGCCGAGCGGGCAGGCGGTCGGCGGCTACCTCAACGCCGCCGACGCCGTCGAGGGATGGCTGTACCTCCGGGCCTTCGAGCAACGCGGGGCCGAGGAACCGTGA
- the hemC gene encoding hydroxymethylbilane synthase produces MSTRGTIRLATRGSDLARRQAASVSERLDGPRRTVETVEVSTRGDEIRDELIHRLGKTGAFVRALDEKVLDGDVDAAVHSMKDMPTESPEDLVVAGVPERAPAGDVLVTPDGAELEALPEGAVVGTSSLRRGAQLRRARPDLDIEPLRGNVDTRLEKLLAPSLQREHERRLEAAEADGDDAFDRSVDEWFDGLSELERSAMERAVDREYDAVVLAEAGLERSGLLGTVETTRLPRDAFVPAPGQGAIAVTARADGEMTGTIHDRIDDPVTRVETTVERTILAELGGGCIAPIGVYAVVQGEYVHVTVQVLSLDGEEGVERTADLPITDHADAAASLAAELREEGAAALVERAREEADAGTGASE; encoded by the coding sequence ATGAGCACGCGCGGGACCATACGGCTAGCGACGCGCGGATCCGACCTCGCCCGCCGACAGGCGGCGAGCGTCAGCGAGCGCCTCGACGGGCCGCGGCGCACCGTCGAGACGGTGGAGGTGTCGACCCGCGGCGACGAGATCCGGGACGAACTCATCCACCGCCTCGGCAAGACGGGAGCGTTCGTCCGCGCCCTCGACGAGAAGGTGCTGGACGGGGACGTCGACGCCGCGGTCCACTCGATGAAGGACATGCCCACGGAGTCGCCCGAGGACCTCGTGGTCGCCGGCGTCCCGGAGCGCGCGCCCGCGGGCGACGTGCTGGTGACGCCCGACGGGGCGGAACTGGAGGCCCTGCCGGAGGGCGCCGTCGTCGGCACCTCGTCGCTCCGGCGGGGCGCGCAGTTGCGCCGGGCACGGCCGGATCTCGACATCGAACCGCTCCGTGGCAACGTCGACACCCGGCTGGAGAAACTGCTGGCGCCGAGCCTCCAGCGGGAACACGAGCGGCGACTGGAGGCCGCGGAGGCGGACGGGGACGACGCCTTCGATCGGTCGGTCGACGAGTGGTTCGACGGGCTCTCGGAACTGGAGCGGAGCGCGATGGAGCGAGCGGTCGACCGGGAGTACGACGCCGTCGTCCTCGCGGAGGCGGGACTGGAGCGGAGCGGCCTGCTGGGGACCGTCGAGACGACCCGGCTCCCCCGGGACGCCTTCGTCCCCGCGCCGGGGCAGGGCGCCATCGCGGTGACCGCCCGGGCCGACGGCGAGATGACCGGAACGATCCACGACCGGATCGACGACCCCGTGACGCGCGTCGAGACGACCGTCGAGCGGACGATCCTCGCGGAACTCGGCGGCGGCTGTATCGCCCCCATCGGCGTCTACGCCGTCGTCCAGGGGGAGTACGTCCACGTCACGGTGCAGGTGCTCTCCCTCGACGGCGAGGAGGGCGTCGAGCGGACGGCCGACCTGCCGATCACGGACCACGCCGACGCGGCGGCGTCGCTCGCCGCCGAGTTGCGCGAGGAGGGCGCGGCGGCGTTGGTCGAGCGCGCCCGCGAGGAGGCGGACGCGGGGACGGGGGCGTCGGAGTGA
- a CDS encoding NifU family protein, which translates to MSTDAQDADGEDDLRERITNFLRRNFPQIQMHGGSAAIQNIDAESGEVSIQLGGACSGCGISPMTIQAIKSRMVKEIPEITKVHADTGMEGMGGEGGHGGGMEPSFPGETSDDGDGRDEGPQAPF; encoded by the coding sequence ATGAGTACCGACGCTCAGGACGCCGACGGCGAGGACGACCTCCGCGAGCGCATCACCAACTTCCTGCGGCGGAACTTCCCGCAGATCCAGATGCACGGCGGCAGCGCGGCCATCCAGAACATCGACGCCGAGAGCGGCGAGGTGAGCATCCAGCTCGGCGGCGCCTGTTCCGGCTGTGGCATCTCCCCCATGACGATCCAGGCGATCAAGAGCCGGATGGTCAAGGAGATCCCCGAGATCACGAAGGTCCACGCCGACACCGGCATGGAGGGCATGGGCGGCGAGGGCGGCCACGGCGGCGGCATGGAGCCCTCGTTCCCCGGCGAGACGAGCGACGACGGCGACGGTCGCGACGAAGGCCCGCAGGCCCCGTTCTAA
- a CDS encoding DUF5783 family protein, which yields MAEFDPEKFEDKYANYFTELQRAYKNAFETMNDRFDSELVHAIDQQVLNESEPFYEDGEFRIELPENPTDRVTAVVVDDEKLEATLSRYVEEIRAELRAVFGLDERDEPKA from the coding sequence ATGGCCGAGTTCGACCCCGAGAAGTTCGAGGACAAGTACGCCAACTACTTCACCGAGCTCCAGCGGGCGTACAAGAACGCCTTCGAGACGATGAACGACCGGTTCGACTCGGAACTGGTCCACGCCATCGACCAGCAGGTGCTCAACGAGTCCGAACCGTTCTACGAGGACGGCGAGTTCCGGATCGAACTCCCCGAGAACCCGACCGACCGGGTGACCGCCGTGGTGGTGGACGACGAGAAACTGGAGGCGACGCTCTCGCGGTACGTCGAGGAGATCCGGGCGGAACTCCGGGCGGTGTTCGGCCTCGACGAGCGGGACGAACCAAAGGCCTAA